The Comamonas sp. 26 DNA window GGCGGTGCTGGGCAGCGCTCTGGGCGAGCAGCAATCGCAGCTGGGCCAGCTGAGCGTGGGCGGCGTTGCCGACCTGTGCATTGTGAACCCTGATGCGGAGTGGACTGTTGAGCCCAAAGCTTTGGCCAGCCAAGGCAAGAGCACGCCGTTTACCGGCTACGAGCTGCCTGCGCGCGTGGTAACGACTATCGTTGATGGCGCTGTCGCCTATCAACGATAGGCTCCCCATGAGCGGCTTTGCCGCTTCCCCCTCTCTCGATGCATTGCATCGGGAGGGGGACGACACCCTCGGTGCGCGGCGGCGCTTCCTCGGTGTCTCTGACTTTGCATTGCGCCAGTCTTAGGCACTTGCCGGTATCAAGTTGGTGCAACTTGTGCGGGGCGAGTCGCTACACTCTTTGAGAATCATGGCAAACGGCTTGCACAAAATCAAAACCAGCCTGCGCGCTGTGTGGCGCTGCATGCGACTGCTGGCCCATGTGGGCAAGGGCGCATGGGTTGTGGCGTTCCGCTTTCCTCAGTTGCATCATCTGCAGCAGCATGAGCTGGTGCAGGCCTGGGCTGCAGCCCTGCTGGTTCGCGCAGGCGTGCAGCTGGAGGTCAAAGGCCGGCCGCCCGCTAAAGGCCCGGTGCTCATGGTCAGCAACCATATCTCCTGGCTTGATATTCCGCTGCTGCATGCAGCGCGCCATTGCCGCTTCATCTCCAAGTCTGATGTGAAGGGCTGGCCCATCATTGGCACGCTGGCCACGGCGGCCGGCACCCTCTACATCCAGCGCAGCTCGCGCCGCGATGCCATGCGCATGATCACCGCCATGGCCGATGCTTTCAAGCGTGGCGAAATCCTGGCCGTCTTTCCTGAAGGCACCACGGGCGACGGTCGCAGCCTGCTCTCGTTTCACTCCAACCTGCTTGAGGCCGCTGTGCAATGCGATGCGCCAGTGCAGCCAGTGGGCCTGCGCTTTGTGGATGGCAAGACGGGTGAAACCAGCTACGCCGCGACCTATGTGGGCGATGAAACCCTGCTCGGCTCCATCTGGCGCGTGCTCAGCGCGGACCATCTGCAAGCCGTGGTGCATTACGGTGAGCTGCAAAGCGCAGACGGCCGTGATCGCCGCAGCTGGGCCAAGGATTTGCATGCTGAGGTTGATCGGCTGCGCAAGAGTTGAGAGCTGTTTCCAAGAAAAAACGCAGCCCAGGAGCTGCGTTTTGTTTGGTGGACGGGCAGCCTCAGAGAGTCATCTTGCTATCGATAATCACCTTGCGCCAGCGTGCCAGGTCCTTGTTGATCAGGTCGGCAAACACTTTCGGCGTGCTGGGCATGGGCTGAGCGCCTTCGTTTTGCAGGCGCTCCAGAATGGCCGGACTTTTAAGTGAAGCATTAATCTGCTGATTGATCTTGGCCACCACATCGGTCGGCATGTTGGCGGGGCCGACGACTCCATACCACTGGTCTGCTTCAAAGCCGGGCAGACCCGCTTCAGCCACCGTGGATACATTCGGCAGAGCCGCGATACGCTGTGGCGATGACACGGCAATCGCCTTGATCTGCCCGGCACGAATTTGCGCCAGCACTGCCGGTATGCCCGTGAACAAAGCCTGTACCTGGCCCGCAACCAGATCATTGACGGCAGGGGCTGTGCCTTTATAGGGAACATGCTGCATCTTGAGCCCTGCTTGCAGGCTCAGATAGGCCATGGTCATGTGCGCGGCACTGCCGTTGCCGCCCGAGCTGAAATTCACCGCTCCGGGGTTGGCTTTGACGTAGCTGATGAACGATGCCAGATCAGTGACCGGCAGCGAGGGGTGAACCACCAGCACATTGGGCACGCGCGCCACCCAGGCCAGCGGCGTGAAGCTCTTGATGGGGTCGTAGGGCAGCTTGGGGTACAGCGTGGGGGTGATGGCCAGCGTGCCCACATGCCCCATCAGCAGGGTGTAGCCATCTGAGCTGGCCTTGGCCACGCGATCGGCGCCAATGCTGCCACCTGCGCCAGCCACATTCTCTGGCACCACGCTCTGACCCCATGCCGTGGTGAGCTCATGGCCGATGGCGCGCCCCAGAATGTCTGCCGAGCCTCCGGGAGTGAACGGGATGACCATGCGTATGGCCTTGCTGGGGTATTTCGTCTCTTGCGCAAGTGCAGAGCCAGCGAATCCGCTCAATGCGGTGGCTGTGGCCCATTGACTCCATTGGCGGCGGCTCAGAGTGAGTTGAATTGGTGCTTGAGAATCAGGCATGTTGTCTCCTTATTGTGTTTTCAGGCATTTTTCAATCAGTCTATGGGAACAGCTGCACACGTGGTTCTGGCCTGGGCGGCATAGCAGCTATGCAGACCTTGCCGGAGCACAAGCTCATGCGCAGGCTCGCTAAACTGCAGCCATGACAACAAGCACTGAAACCCCTGTGAATCGCCCCGATATCACCATCTTTCACAACAACCGTTGCAGCAATTCGCGCGGTGCGCTGACGCTGCTGCGCGAGCATGGCATTGAGCCCAATGTCGTGGATTACATTGCCACACCGCTCACGGCGCCTGAACTGTCCGAGCTGGTGGCGCATCTGGGTGTGCCGGTGCGAGATTTGCTGCGCAGCAAAGAAGCGCAGTTCAAAGAGCTGGGGCTGGACAACGCTGCTGTCAGCGATGTGCAACTGATCCAGGCCGTGGCTGCGCACCCGGTTTTGCTCAACCGCCCGATTGTGGTGACGCCCAAGGGGGCCAAGCTTTGCCGCCCGCCAGAACTGGTGCTGGAGTTGATCTGAGATTGGCAAGGTTCAGTTGAAAATAAGCTGAAGCCCTTTGCAGATAATCGAAAGTAGCTTCTGATTTAGTAGCGTTTTGCAAATATCGACGGCCTAAGAGTCGCTAACACCACCCTTGATACGTCGTTATTTCGCCTTGCCGTACGCTTGTACTGCCTGCGGCTTCATGCCTCGTCTCAACCGCAAATCTGCGATTTGCTGGGTGGTGTTATCACCTCTAAGTCTGGCCTAAGTCTTGACGTTCAAACTTCCCTTCAACAGGCACCGATACGGTGTTTATTTGAAAGGATTGCCATGAACACGATTTTGTCTACTCCCCGTCGATTGGTAATGGCTCTGGTCGCTGCCGGTGCGATTGGTGCACTGGGTGCGACTGGTGCCGGTCTGGTGGGTACGCGCAGCGCAGCACAGGCGCAAGCTACTCAGGCTACAGTGTCTGCACAGCCTGCAGCGCTTAATCTGCCTGCGGTCAATGCTCCTAATTTTGCAGATATCACGGCGCGCAATGGTGCGGCCGTGGTCAACATCAGCGTGGTCGGCTCTTCGCGTTCCATGCGTGAGGAAGAGGGCGATCAAACCAGCGAGCGTCAGCAGCAGGGTCAGGGCATCAGCCCCGATGATCCCTTCTTTGAATTCTTCCGCCAGTTCGGCATGCCCGGCGGCCCTGGCTCTCGCGGCATAGGTCCACGTGCGCAGCAGCCTGATACGCCCATGCGTGGCGAAGGCTCAGGCTTTATCGTCTCCAGCGATGGGGTGATTTTGACCAATGCACACGTGGTGCATGGCGCCAAAGAGGTGACGGTCAAGCTCAACGACCGGCGCGAATTCAATGCCAAGGTGCTGGGGGCTGATCCCAAGACCGACGTGGCCGTGCTCAAGATTGATGCCAAGAACCTACCCACGGTCAAACTGGGGCAGACCAGCCAGTTGCGCGTGGGTGACTGGGTGCTGGCCATCGGCTCGCCATTCGGCTTTGAAAACAGCGTGACAGCTGGCGTGGTCAGCGCCAAGGGCCGTTCGCTGCCTGATGATTCTTTTGTGCCTTTCCTGCAGACCGACGTGGCCATCAACCCCGGTAACTCGGGTGGCCCGCTGTTCAATGCGCAGGGCGAGGTGGTCGGTATCAATAGCCAGATCTACACCCGCTCGGGCGGATATCAGGGCGTTTCCTTTGCCATCCCGATCGAGGTGGCAACCCGCGTGCAGCAACAGATTCAGGCTACGGGCAAGGCGCAGCATGCCAAGCTGGGCGTGAGCGTCCAAGAGGTCAATCAGGCCTTTGCCGATTCCTTCAAGCTGGACAAGCCTGAAGGTGCACTGGTCGCCAGTGTTGAAAAGAACGGCCCGGCCGCCAAAGCGGGGCTTGAGCCCGGCGATGTGGTGCGCAAGGTGGATGGCCAACCCATTGTGGGGTCGGGCGATTTGCCCGCTGTGATCGGTCAGTCCATGCCCGGCCAGAAGGTGACGCTGGAGGTCTGGCGCAAGGGTGAAGCCAAAACCCTGAACGCGACCTTGGGCGATGCCAGCGAGAAGGCCGTCAAGACCGCCAAGGCCGCCGCAGATGAAGGCCACGGCAAGCTGGGTCTGGCTTTGCGCCCCCTGCAGCCTGAAGAGAAAAAGCAGATCGGTGTCGATGCCGGTTTGCTGGTAGCTCAGGCCAGCGGCCCTGCTGCAGCGGCAGGCATTACCGAAGGGGATGTGTTGCTGTCCATCAACGGCGTGGCGGCTGGTGATGTGGATGCGGTGCGTGCGGCAGTGGCCAAGGCCGACAAGACCGTTGCAGTGCTTATCTGGCGTGATGGCAACAAGATTTTTGTGCCGGTACGACTGGGTTAATTCATCAGCTTGGGTAGATAAAACAGCACCTGTTTTCAGGTGCTGTTTTCTTTTTTATGTTTTATTGATTTAAAACAAAAGCAATTTGAATTGGTGGCGAATCAATGGATTTCCCCATCACATTGACTTGTTTTGAGAGATGGCGAATCTTCAAGCATGTAATGTCAGAGGCTGTCGGTCCGACGCATCTATTTGCCTGATGCAAGGCCTTTGATGACGATTCGTGACCGCAATCAATCATGACGGCCCTCGGTGCAGGCGCTGCGGGGAGACTTCTTTGGAACAGCAACACAGTCTGCAGGTGCAAGGCCTGGGGGTGTCATATGGCCCGCGCGTCATTCTGGCGGAGGTGGATTTCGCGCTGCCAGCGCATGGCGTGACCGCGCTGCTGGGCCCTGCAGGCACGGGTAAATCCACACTGCTGCGCACACTTGCTGGGTTGAATACGCCCAACCCGCGTTTTCGCTGCTGGGGACAGGTGTCTTATGCTCAGCAGCCGCTGAACATGCCTTTGACGGCTGATGGCGCACAAGCCCTGCCGCGGCTGGTGCAGCAGCATGCCCGCCTGATGCGTGCCAACACGCTTGATGCGTTGATTGAAATGGCGCGCCAGACCGAGCAGCGATCGCCGCTGGAGTGGCGCAACTGGGTCACCGCACAGCTGCAAAACTACGGCTTTGCCGAGCTGGCGCAGGCGCTGGACAACCCCACCATGCTGCTGAGCAGTGTGCAGCAACGGGTGGTGGCCATCTTGCGCGAGGCATGGGCCAAACCGGCGGTGCTGATGGTGGACGAACCCACGGCGGATCTGGAAGGCTACGAAGCCTTTTTGCTGCTCGATGTACTAAAGCAAATTGGTCAGCAAAGCAGCGTGCTGCTCGTCACGCATCAGCAGCAACACGCGCAGGCTGCAGCGCAACAGATGCTGCTGCTGGCTGGCGGCAGCATTCAAGAAGCCGCCAGCATGGCCGACTTTATGCACCGCCCCATCAGCGCTGCGGGCCAGCAATTTTTGCGCAGTGGCAGTTGCGCTATGCCTATGCCCGGCACGCCGTTGCAAGAGCTGGCCGACGATGTACTGCCCCCGCCCCCTTTGCCAGTGGCTGCGCTGGCCGCCATTGCTGAATTTGCGCAGCAGCCGGTTGCAATGATGGAGTCTGTGGCGCAGGTTGAGGCAGTGCCTGAATTCGAGTTCGAACCCGTGGTGGCTCAAGCTGAATTACCGGATGCGAAGGATGCAGCGCCTGCACCAGCTTCCGCCTATCAGCCGCG harbors:
- the arsC gene encoding arsenate reductase (glutaredoxin) (This arsenate reductase requires both glutathione and glutaredoxin to convert arsenate to arsenite, after which the efflux transporter formed by ArsA and ArsB can extrude the arsenite from the cell, providing resistance.), which gives rise to MTTSTETPVNRPDITIFHNNRCSNSRGALTLLREHGIEPNVVDYIATPLTAPELSELVAHLGVPVRDLLRSKEAQFKELGLDNAAVSDVQLIQAVAAHPVLLNRPIVVTPKGAKLCRPPELVLELI
- a CDS encoding ATP-binding cassette domain-containing protein: MEQQHSLQVQGLGVSYGPRVILAEVDFALPAHGVTALLGPAGTGKSTLLRTLAGLNTPNPRFRCWGQVSYAQQPLNMPLTADGAQALPRLVQQHARLMRANTLDALIEMARQTEQRSPLEWRNWVTAQLQNYGFAELAQALDNPTMLLSSVQQRVVAILREAWAKPAVLMVDEPTADLEGYEAFLLLDVLKQIGQQSSVLLVTHQQQHAQAAAQQMLLLAGGSIQEAASMADFMHRPISAAGQQFLRSGSCAMPMPGTPLQELADDVLPPPPLPVAALAAIAEFAQQPVAMMESVAQVEAVPEFEFEPVVAQAELPDAKDAAPAPASAYQPRPINAAVLMEMQPLVAAENAVAASRGPNGFAWLVPGRLAGTPWPGVVHDMDMDLKALSRCGVTMLITLTEKDFPQDALARHGLKNFHLPVYDHESPTVAQVQMLLARMSAAMRRGEVLAVHCLAGLGRTGTVLAAWMVREGLTAEEALRRVRLIDAQYVQSEAQEALLYEYENALLLKMG
- a CDS encoding Do family serine endopeptidase, which produces MNTILSTPRRLVMALVAAGAIGALGATGAGLVGTRSAAQAQATQATVSAQPAALNLPAVNAPNFADITARNGAAVVNISVVGSSRSMREEEGDQTSERQQQGQGISPDDPFFEFFRQFGMPGGPGSRGIGPRAQQPDTPMRGEGSGFIVSSDGVILTNAHVVHGAKEVTVKLNDRREFNAKVLGADPKTDVAVLKIDAKNLPTVKLGQTSQLRVGDWVLAIGSPFGFENSVTAGVVSAKGRSLPDDSFVPFLQTDVAINPGNSGGPLFNAQGEVVGINSQIYTRSGGYQGVSFAIPIEVATRVQQQIQATGKAQHAKLGVSVQEVNQAFADSFKLDKPEGALVASVEKNGPAAKAGLEPGDVVRKVDGQPIVGSGDLPAVIGQSMPGQKVTLEVWRKGEAKTLNATLGDASEKAVKTAKAAADEGHGKLGLALRPLQPEEKKQIGVDAGLLVAQASGPAAAAGITEGDVLLSINGVAAGDVDAVRAAVAKADKTVAVLIWRDGNKIFVPVRLG
- a CDS encoding 1-acyl-sn-glycerol-3-phosphate acyltransferase — its product is MANGLHKIKTSLRAVWRCMRLLAHVGKGAWVVAFRFPQLHHLQQHELVQAWAAALLVRAGVQLEVKGRPPAKGPVLMVSNHISWLDIPLLHAARHCRFISKSDVKGWPIIGTLATAAGTLYIQRSSRRDAMRMITAMADAFKRGEILAVFPEGTTGDGRSLLSFHSNLLEAAVQCDAPVQPVGLRFVDGKTGETSYAATYVGDETLLGSIWRVLSADHLQAVVHYGELQSADGRDRRSWAKDLHAEVDRLRKS
- a CDS encoding tripartite tricarboxylate transporter substrate binding protein; this translates as MPDSQAPIQLTLSRRQWSQWATATALSGFAGSALAQETKYPSKAIRMVIPFTPGGSADILGRAIGHELTTAWGQSVVPENVAGAGGSIGADRVAKASSDGYTLLMGHVGTLAITPTLYPKLPYDPIKSFTPLAWVARVPNVLVVHPSLPVTDLASFISYVKANPGAVNFSSGGNGSAAHMTMAYLSLQAGLKMQHVPYKGTAPAVNDLVAGQVQALFTGIPAVLAQIRAGQIKAIAVSSPQRIAALPNVSTVAEAGLPGFEADQWYGVVGPANMPTDVVAKINQQINASLKSPAILERLQNEGAQPMPSTPKVFADLINKDLARWRKVIIDSKMTL